Below is a window of Clostridium sp. JN-1 DNA.
ATTATTCATCCTTCCGTGTAACGCCCCTTAATTCATACTAATTATACATAAATACTGATAATAATTTCAAGTTAAATTTACACTAATGATATAAATAAGATTAGTTCGTACACTAAAACAATAATTATATATATTTGATAATGATTATACCATAAAATACGATTTATAAATATATTTACGGGAATATTACAAATTCTTTTAATATTAAAGGATTATACAAATCAAACCGCCATTTCCCTCATTAATAATCTTCTGAAGAGTTTTTTGTATCTTAATTTGCACATCCTCAGGCATTTTATACAGCTTATTTTGAAGTCCCTCTTTTACAAGTATTTCTAGTGACTTGCCAAACATGTTGCTTTGCCAAATCTTAGACGGATCACTTTCAAATTGTTCCAAAAGTGATTTAACCATTTCTTCACTTTCTCGCTCTGTTCCCATTATAGGTGAAATTTCTGTCTCGATATCTGCTCTTATAAAGTGCAGAGATGGTGCACTAGCTTTAAGTTTAACACCAAATCTATTTCCCTGCTTAACCATTTCAGGTTCTTCCAATTTCATTTCTGAAAGCTGAGGAGCAACTAATCCATATCCAGTTTCCTTTACATCAGTTAAAGCTTGGGCTATTTTGTCATACTCAGTCTTTGCAGCATGCATCTCCTTAACAGCTGAAAGCAGCTCACTCTCTCCTGAAATTTCGGTTTCACAAACTTCGCTTAAAATATTATAAAACAAGTTATCCTTAGGTTTTAAATTTATCCTAGCTACTCCCTGCCCCATATTTATTTCATCTATATTTGATTTACCCATGAATTCAACATCTTTTAAACTGTCTATAGACTTATTTATATCTCTAACCTTATATATATTTTTGCACATTTCCTTAACTACATCTATAAAATCAACTTTTAACCAATGTGATACTTCTAATTTTTCAATCCACTCTGGCATATCAATATTTATTTCTTTTATAGGAAATTCTCTAAGTACTCTCTCAAATACGTTAGTTATATCTCCCTCGTTCATATTCAAAACATTCATACATTGAACTGGTACATCATATTTTTCCTCAATTTCTTTTTTTAATGAAATTGTCTCTGGTTTATATGGATGTTCTGAGTTTAACACAACTATAAATGGCTTATTTATATCCTTGAGTTCATTTATTACTCTCTCTTCTGCTTCAACATAATCTTCCCTAGGTATTTCTGTAATAGATCCATCTGTAGTTACCACAAGCCCTATTGTAGAATGCTCATTTATAACTTTTTTGGTTCCTATTTCAGCAGCTTCTTCAAAAGGTATTTCATAATCATACCATGGAGTAGTAACCATTTTTGCATGTTCTCCATCCATATAACCTAATGCATTTTTTACAATATATCCAACACAATCAACCATTCTAACTTTAAACTTAGTATTCTCATTTAAATTTACTTCTATAGCTTCATTGGGAATAAATTTAGGTTCTGTAGTATGAATTGATTTTCCCGATGAACTTTGAGGCAGTTCATCTTTTGCCCTTTCTTTCTTATAAGAATTTTCAATTTTAGGTATAACCATAAGTTCCATAAATCTCTTTATAAATGTCGACTTTCCAGTTCTGACAGGTCCAACTACCCCAACATAGATATCCCCCTGAGTTCTTTCTGCTATATCATTGTATATATCAAAGTTATCCAAGTTATTCCCCCCACTACTATTATAATATTAACAGTATATATATACTTAAGTGGGGGTAAAATTATTACTCTTTCTTTCTTCTAAACTCTACCTTGATACCAGTACCCTCAAAGTCAAAATTCTCTCTAAGCTGATTTTCCAGATATCTCTGATATGAAAAATGCACACAATCTGGATTATTTACAAAGAATATAAAAGTAGGCGGCTTAACTCCTACTTGAGTTACATAGTAAATTTTAAGTCTTTGTGTTCCAACTACTGGAGGTTCTTTCATACTTATAGCTCTGCTAACAACATCATTTAAAACTCCAGTTTTTATTCTTTTAGAGTAATTATCATAACACTTTCTTACAATTTGAAGCACTTTTTGAACTCTTTGGCCTGTTAAAGCAGATATAAACAAATACGGTGCATAAGATAAAAATGAAAGTTCAGTTTGTATCTTATTTTTAAAATCTTTCATTGTATTAGTTTCTTTCTTTATTAAATCCCACTTGTTTACTATAACTAATATTGCCTTATTCAGTTCGTGTGCATATCCTATTATTTTTTCATCCTGCTCTGTTATGCCGTGTACTGCATCAATCATAAGTATGCAAACGTCTGCTCTCTCTATGGCTGTATATGTTCTTATAACACTGTACCTTTCTATTTCTTCCTTTACCTTACTTTTTCTCCTTATTCCAGCAGTATCTATAAGAATAAACTTTCCATAATCAGTTTCTAAGAAACTATCAATTGCATCTCTTGTAGTTCCCGGAATGTCACTTACTATAACTCTTTCTTCGCCTAAAAGCTGATTTATAAGGGATGATTTTCCAACATTTGGCTTACCTACGAAGGCTATTTTTACATATTCATCTTCTGCATCATATAAACTAGGATCCTTAAAATTCTCTACAATTTTA
It encodes the following:
- the spoIVA gene encoding stage IV sporulation protein A, with protein sequence MDNFDIYNDIAERTQGDIYVGVVGPVRTGKSTFIKRFMELMVIPKIENSYKKERAKDELPQSSSGKSIHTTEPKFIPNEAIEVNLNENTKFKVRMVDCVGYIVKNALGYMDGEHAKMVTTPWYDYEIPFEEAAEIGTKKVINEHSTIGLVVTTDGSITEIPREDYVEAEERVINELKDINKPFIVVLNSEHPYKPETISLKKEIEEKYDVPVQCMNVLNMNEGDITNVFERVLREFPIKEINIDMPEWIEKLEVSHWLKVDFIDVVKEMCKNIYKVRDINKSIDSLKDVEFMGKSNIDEINMGQGVARINLKPKDNLFYNILSEVCETEISGESELLSAVKEMHAAKTEYDKIAQALTDVKETGYGLVAPQLSEMKLEEPEMVKQGNRFGVKLKASAPSLHFIRADIETEISPIMGTERESEEMVKSLLEQFESDPSKIWQSNMFGKSLEILVKEGLQNKLYKMPEDVQIKIQKTLQKIINEGNGGLICIIL
- the der gene encoding ribosome biogenesis GTPase Der, encoding MGKPIVAVVGRPNVGKSTLFNKLAGKRISIVQDTPGVTRDRIYAEAEWLKYNFTIIDTGGIEPESSDIIISQMRRQAQIAVETADVIVFIVDGKEGLTDSDREVAQMLRKSNKPIVLVVNKIDNLKDENNIYEFYNLGIGDPISISASQGLGLGDMLDKIVENFKDPSLYDAEDEYVKIAFVGKPNVGKSSLINQLLGEERVIVSDIPGTTRDAIDSFLETDYGKFILIDTAGIRRKSKVKEEIERYSVIRTYTAIERADVCILMIDAVHGITEQDEKIIGYAHELNKAILVIVNKWDLIKKETNTMKDFKNKIQTELSFLSYAPYLFISALTGQRVQKVLQIVRKCYDNYSKRIKTGVLNDVVSRAISMKEPPVVGTQRLKIYYVTQVGVKPPTFIFFVNNPDCVHFSYQRYLENQLRENFDFEGTGIKVEFRRKKE